In Gammaproteobacteria bacterium, the genomic window GTATGAAATGAAACAGGGCTCGAGACACGAAGTCGCTGATTGACTCGCAGTAGGCAATGGCCTCCCGCAACACCGGGCACGCCTCACGTTCAAGCAGCAGATCGCACTCAATCATCTCGCGCGGGTGCTCGCCGATTTTGAGTTTCCCAAGATCCTGCAGGTTAGGTAAGCCCTCAAGAAAAAGGATTCGCTGGATCAGCTTGTCGGCATGCTTCATTTCGTCTACCGACTCGCTGTACTCCTTTTCATTGAGTTTTTCTAACCCCCAGTCTTTATACATGCGCGCATGCAGAAAGTATTGATTGATTGCCGTCAGTTCGTTTGCAAGTGTCTGATTTAAATACTGAATTACCTTCTTATCGCCTTTCATTGATCTTTCTCCAAGCCAATGTCATTCGAAACCGACAGCAGCGAATGCGTGCTGTTTTACTACCGTGACAATCTAGCATCGGAGCTTTCAATATTCAAGCTAAGCTATTGATTTGACTTAGTAATTAAAAAAACGAATAATAGCGATTTATATTGACGCATTTGCTTGCGAGGCAGGCGGGGATCAATTTATGCTTCATGCGCGAGCATTTATGATTGAGCCGACAGCAGAGCGTCCGCTTCGATCGTCGCGCTCTGCCGTTTTCCGTCCATGGCGTTTTCGGTCAGAATGTCACGTGCGCACTGACCGCAGCGGCCACAGTGACTTGCGACGCCAAGCCGATTGCGCAGTTCCCGCAAGGTACACGCACCCTGGCGAATTTCCGCGCGGATTTGGTGGTCGGTTACCGCGCTACAGAGACACACATAC contains:
- a CDS encoding bacterioferritin-associated ferredoxin yields the protein MYVCLCSAVTDHQIRAEIRQGACTLRELRNRLGVASHCGRCGQCARDILTENAMDGKRQSATIEADALLSAQS
- the bfr gene encoding bacterioferritin; the encoded protein is MKGDKKVIQYLNQTLANELTAINQYFLHARMYKDWGLEKLNEKEYSESVDEMKHADKLIQRILFLEGLPNLQDLGKLKIGEHPREMIECDLLLEREACPVLREAIAYCESISDFVSRALFHFILDDEEDHIDWLETQLDLIGRVGIENYLQSMM